From the Haemophilus parainfluenzae genome, the window CCAAAATAGATTGATTTCGGGCGGCCTCAAATAAAGGAAGATGAGCATTCCCCTCTTGATTAATATGTAACAATTGATTAATCAAACTCGTAATAAAAGCCGTTTTACCGCTTCGACTTAGCCCTGTCACAGCTAAACGTAAAGTGCGGTCAAATCCACGATTGATTATTTGATTAATTTCCCGATTAATTGATTTAAACATATCCTAAAAATCCAATAACTAGCCATTTTTGCCAAGATATTTTACAATTCACTCAATTTATCACAAAACGGTCTTTAATAATAAAGCTATGTTACGTCGAAATGTCACTTTTTGTTTTTTATTGTGTGGGTTGAGCCAAATTAATCTGGCACAAGCCGCCCCAAGCATACCCAAAATGCTGACAGAAAATGGCTTAACATACTGCACAAATGCATCGGGTTTTTCCTTTAACCCGCAAACTGCAGACGCCGGCACCAGTATGAATGTGGTGACGGAGCAAATTTATAACAAATTATTTGATATTAAAGATCATAGTGCAGCACTCGTTCCTGTATTAGCCCAATCTTATTCTATTTCATCTGATGGAAAACAAATTCTCATTAATCTTCGTAAAGGGGTGAAATTCCATCATACCCCTTGGTTTACGCCTACGCGTGACTTTAATGCAGAAGATGTGGTCTTTTCGATTAATCGCGTTTTAGGTCACGATACTTACTTGCCAACACTCTCAGATGATGTAGTCACCTACAAAAATCCGCAATATAAAATCTTTCACGAACAGGCCAAGAAGGTACACTTTCCGTATTTTGAAAGTATTAAGCTGAATCAAAAAATTAAAAGTATCACGGCAACGAATCCTTATCAGGTCAAAATTGACCTGTTTGAACCCGATGCGTCAATTCTGTCCCATCTTGCTAGCCAATACTCTATTATTTTCTCGCAAGAATATGCGTATCAATTAAGTGCGGATGATAATCTCACCCAATTGGATACACATCCTGTTGGCACGGGCCCTTATCAAGTGAAAGATTACGTTTATAACCAATATGTTCGCCTGGTACGCAATGAGGACTATTGGAAAAAAGAAGCTAAAATTAAAAATATCATCGTGGATCTTTCTACGGATCGTACGGGACGTTTAATAAAATTCTTTAATAATGAATGCCAAATTGCTTCTTACCCTGAAGTTAGCCAACTCGGTTTATTAAGCGAAAAAGATGATCGTTATTATCTGCAATCTACGGATGGAATGAA encodes:
- a CDS encoding ABC transporter substrate-binding protein; translated protein: MLRRNVTFCFLLCGLSQINLAQAAPSIPKMLTENGLTYCTNASGFSFNPQTADAGTSMNVVTEQIYNKLFDIKDHSAALVPVLAQSYSISSDGKQILINLRKGVKFHHTPWFTPTRDFNAEDVVFSINRVLGHDTYLPTLSDDVVTYKNPQYKIFHEQAKKVHFPYFESIKLNQKIKSITATNPYQVKIDLFEPDASILSHLASQYSIIFSQEYAYQLSADDNLTQLDTHPVGTGPYQVKDYVYNQYVRLVRNEDYWKKEAKIKNIIVDLSTDRTGRLIKFFNNECQIASYPEVSQLGLLSEKDDRYYLQSTDGMNLAYLAFNFQKPLMQDKTIRQAISQSLNRFRIVRNIYHNTATVANNIIPEISWASAINTPDFPYDYQPAEAEKALRDKKLTLKMWVMNEEQVYNPAPIKMAELIKWDLAKAGVDVKVRSVTRTYLIEQLRKGTEDYDLILTGWLAGNLDPDGFMRPILSCDTQNEITNLSNWCNPEFDKMMNRALATNHLYERSKAYNNAQDLILNELPIVPIANVKRLLVARGNVKGIEMTPFGSINFSTLYFMKNKENK